CATCCCACAGTTCAGAGACACTTTATCAGCCAGTGTTGTCCCAACCATGCAAAAACTTCTTCAGATCTCAAACCAATTTGAGTCAGATACTATATCAGGTGTGATGCAAGAATTTGTGGAAACATTCCCAACACAATTACAACCCTTCGCCGTTGAATTGATGAACAACCTGGTTCAGCAATTTTTGAAGCTAGCAATTGAGTTTCACGAGGCATCAAATTTCAACATCAATTCTTTAAGTGCTAATGAATTGCCTGACGAAAGTGACAAACAACTCGCAGCACTTGGTATCCTGTCAACTGCGATTTCAATTCTTCTATCCTTTGAAAATTCCAAAGATATTGTCAGAAGCTTGGAACAGTCATTTTATCCTGCTGCAGAATTTATTTTGAAAAATGATATCGAAGATTTTTACCGAGAGGCTTGTGAATTCGTAGAGAATTCGACATTTTTATTGAGAAAGATTTCACCTATATCCTGGAAATTGCTTGAACTAATTGGTGAATGCAGCGAGCGTGAAAATAGCATGGTTGTATTCTACTTGGAAGATTTTATGTTCGCAATCAACAACTACCTCATATATGGTAAGGATGAATTGAAGCAAAACAGTTTCTACTCGGTAATATTGTTCCGCATTTTTGAAAAGGCGGCTGCTAGTGAAGATAATGGTTTAGATGAGATAAAAATATTGAGTGAACTCTCACAGAAGCTTGTTCTGGCGTTAGGTGAAGAAACCTCTAAACAATACTTAGAGGCATTTTTAACCTCAGCAGTCAATGCAATTACTTCGGAACAAGATAGTTTAAAAGAACATCCTGTTTTTGGTGTTACCACATTCAACGTTGTACTCGCATGCATCGTATATTTCCCATCAGAAACTTTGCAATTCCTAAACAATAAGGGTTGCATAAAACTTTTCTTCGAAGTTTGGATCTCCTATTACATTCCAAACTATGGCAGAGTCTACGATATCAAGCTATCTCTCATGGCCCTTTTCAGTCTAATATCGAACGTTTCTACCGAAAACCTTGTTTCACTAGGACTAGATCCCGTTGTGTCCAAAGCGTGGTCACTAGTTTCATTCCTGCTGCAAAATTACCCGGCTGCTTTAAAGAACTTAAAGGACAAAAGAGCCGAGTACCAATCAGAGGGATTAAAAACCGCAGAATGTTTCGATGTAGGGGAAGCGGAACATGATGGCGAAGAGGATCTACCTGAAGGCGAAGAATATCTCAAAGATTTACAGCAAGATTCTGGCTCGATGAAATTTATCAACGGAGAGCTTGACAGCTATAAAGAAGATTTTGATGACTTAGAAGAAGATCCACTATCAGGGTCTGTGTTGGATGATATTAACATCTATGCTGTTTTCCATAACATATTCAGTAATTTACAGCAAAACGATCCCATTAAGCATCAAAGTGTTTTCGGAAGTCTaaatgaagaagagaagTCCCATTTATCTCATATCTTGTCATTATGAAGTCCCTAACTTTTAATTATCCTATTATTGACCATCAATTACTTTTTCACCTACTAATTAATGTttaattaatatatttCAATCTTCAAGTAAGCTTATGGCTTAACGCTTAAGTTAGATGAATATCATTCATCACTGTAAACGATTCACAGTTAAAAGGGTTCACGCGCAACTTAAATTGAAATACAGCGATTAAGGATTATCAAAACTATTCCATGGAAGAGAATTCACAAACAAAACAGCATAATATGACAATAGAGAACCGTACAGAGGAGTCGGAGACTACTGTGGTTCCTCCATCTTCAGATAGCTCCGCTTCAGCGGCAAAAATGTTAAGGATACCGCTGGTGGCAATTAGCCGCCCAAGTATAGAAGTACTGTTTCCACCAGCAGAATTTGTAGCAACTATAACAACAAAACTTGCAAGAGAATGTAGAAACTATACTTTGCTCTCGTGGCTATTGAATGACTCTTCGGAAGTCACACTTACGACTATTTTTAATACAAGCTCTGATCCATATCGCCTTTTCAAATCCGTGAAGAAACCATCTTACCATAGTTTACTCAATTTCCAGTGCTCAGTATCGGTTGATCATAATACAACATTATCTTCGGAGCTGGTTAAGGTCTCTATATTTCCCAGTATCATGCAATATACAAAACTGGGACAGTTCAAAATGGACAATTTATGCGAGCAGTACATTAATCAGTTTGTAAGAGTGTTACAGAGATACAATCTTGCTCAAGATCCAGGTTATAACAGACCAGGGTATTTGCAGACGAATTTGACTCAGTTGATGCAAAGTTACACGAGAGACGTGTTTCATGACATTGTATCTAAATGGGTTAGATGGAGGCGCATAGTTTGCGGTAACCATCTTGGTGGGGTTTCCGATGATGATCTAGTAGCTGAGCGTATTCAGGTGTTGATCACGAAGTATTGGGCACGC
This window of the Eremothecium sinecaudum strain ATCC 58844 chromosome VII, complete sequence genome carries:
- the NDJ1 gene encoding Ndj1p (Syntenic homolog of Ashbya gossypii AFR345W; Syntenic homolog of Saccharomyces cerevisiae YOL104C (NDJ1)) — protein: MEENSQTKQHNMTIENRTEESETTVVPPSSDSSASAAKMLRIPLVAISRPSIEVLFPPAEFVATITTKLARECRNYTLLSWLLNDSSEVTLTTIFNTSSDPYRLFKSVKKPSYHSLLNFQCSVSVDHNTTLSSELVKVSIFPSIMQYTKLGQFKMDNLCEQYINQFVRVLQRYNLAQDPGYNRPGYLQTNLTQLMQSYTRDVFHDIVSKWVRWRRIVCGNHLGGVSDDDLVAERIQVLITKYWARYMALGNSSFEDFVEGMDSTTALVSATISESSETHIVYGVWIDGQNGIVLLCNGLMSNWETCLAPTIGATLEGNYFETVKKILLFINCSILECCRWHLDSDSEEL